One genomic segment of Sparus aurata chromosome 24, fSpaAur1.1, whole genome shotgun sequence includes these proteins:
- the LOC115576749 gene encoding SLIT and NTRK-like protein 2, which produces MLSGVLFLSVLSVTSLTPSETQSRKTREICTSCCSCEERENILNISCENKGFTTISQFQAPPNKILHLFLNGNFLSRLSANEFVNYGNVTSLYLGNNGLQEIRTGAFNGLRLLKRLFLNNNNLEVIKKDTFSGLESLEYLQAEYNYISAIEPGALSKLNNLKVLILSDNLLLSLPPNIFRFVILTHLDLRGNRFKMLPFAGVLQHIGGIMEIDLERNPWDCTCDLISLKSWLDTISGFVGDTFCETPFRMHGKDITQLRKQDLCPCMNAGEHVHPPSDSHFQGALPPTCHPGRITPKRAPKASQTRSPVPILCPSVCVCMSQNPHSSLNINCQERNLHNISELNPKPSYPKRLNLTGNYLQVIYRTDLTEHSSLEWLHLGNNRIAVIQEGAFENLTKLRWLYLNGNYIESLSQSLFAGLQSLQYLYLEYNIIKDISPQTFNALHNLQLLFLNNNLLRSLPDNVFGGTMLTIVNLGNNHFSYLPVQGVLDQLSAFIRIDLQENPWDCTCDIMALKNWVELSSTSVVVNEITCNSPSKHAGRLLHSLCNEAICPEPSEVPPQQNPIPTKAPTLMGPGTEPTTPSSSSSSSSSSSFSSVSPTESQMHTPELHPEVPLSVLIPCLFVVFTCLASFVVCFCSEAFMDKSLATPEPPEMLYQNLGERSNKELPTAAGPPPIKSFALY; this is translated from the coding sequence ATGCTGAGCGGCGTCCTGTTTCTGAGCGTCCTCTCGGTCACCAGCCTGACACCATCCGAAACGCAGAGCCGCAAAACCAGAGAAATCTGCacgagctgctgcagctgcgaGGAGCGGGAGAACATTCTGAACATCAGCTGCGAGAATAAAGGATTTACCACCATCAGTCAGTTCCAGGCGCCCCCCAATAAAATCTTGCATCTTTTTCTGAATGGAAACTTCCTGTCACGGCTCAGCGCCAATGAGTTTGTCAATTATGGCAATGTCACTTCACTCTATCTCGGGAATAACGGCTTACAGGAGATCCGAACCGGCGCGTTTAACGGGCTGCGCCTCCTGAAGCGGCTCTTcttgaacaacaacaacctggAGGTGATAAAAAAGGACACCTTCTCAGGACTGGAGAGTTTGGAGTATTTACAGGCAGAATATAATTACATCAGTGCCATCGAGCCGGGTGCTCTCAGTAAGCTGAATAACCTCAAAGTGTTGATCCTGAGTGACAACCTGCTCCTTTCTCTGCCTCCCAATATTTTCCGCTTTGTGATCCTCACCCACTTGGATTTACGTGGCAACCGGTTCAAGATGCTGCCGTTTGCCGGGGTCTTGCAGCACATAGGCGGCATCATGGAGATCGATCTGGAGAGGAACCCGTGGGATTGCACATGTGATCTGATTTCCCTCAAATCCTGGTTGGACACCATTTCCGGCTTTGTGGGGGACACATTTTGCGAGACGCCATTCAGGATGCATGGCAAAGACATCACGCAGCTCAGAAAGCAGGATCTGTGCCCGTGCATGAATGCTGGTGAGCATGTTCACCCCCCCTCTGACTCTCACTTTCAAGGGGCCCTGCCCCCGACCTGCCACCCTGGTAGGATCACCCCCAAACGGGCCCCGAAAGCCTCCCAGACGCGCTCCCCTGTGCCCATATTGTGTCCtagcgtgtgcgtgtgcatgtcaCAAAACCCACACAGCAGCTTGAACATTAATTGCCAGGAGCGCAACTTGCACAACATCAGTGAGCTGAACCCCAAGCCCTCCTACCCAAAGAGACTCAACCTGACCGGTAACTACTTACAAGTGATTTACAGGACTGATCTGACCGAGCACAGCTCACTGGAGTGGCTTCATTTAGGAAATAACAGGATAGCAGTGATTCAGGAAGGTGCGTTTGAGAACCTAACAAAGCTCAGATGGCTCTATCTGAATGGGAATTACATTGAATCGCTTTCTCAGTCCCTCTTCGCCGGCCTGCAGTCGCTCCAGTACCTGTATTTGGAATACAACATCATCAAAGACATCTCACCACAAACATTTAACGCTTTACACAACCTGCAGCTGCTTTTCCTCAACAACAACCTGCTAAGGTCGCTCCCCGACAATGTTTTCGGTGGCACGATGCTGACAATAGTCAATTTAGGGAATAATCATTTCTCCTACCTGCCGGTCCAAGGGGTCCTGGACCAGCTCTCAGCGTTCATCCGGATCGACCTGCAGGAGAACCCCTGGGACTGTACCTGTGACATCATGGCGCTCAAGAACTGGGTGGAGCTGTCCAGTACCAGCGTGGTGGTCAACGAAATCACCTGCAATTCTCCCTCTAAACACGCGGGTCGCCTGCTGCACTCGCTCTGCAATGAGGCCATCTGCCCTGAGCCCAGCGAAGTGCCCCCGCAGCAAAATCCAATCCCTACAAAAGCCCCTACATTAATGGGCCCTGGCACGGAGCCtaccaccccctcctcctcttcctcctcttcttcttcttcttcttttagctCAGTCAGCCCCACCGAATCCCAAATGCACACTCCTGAGCTACACCCTGAGGTCCCACTTTCAGTCCTGATTCCCtgcctttttgttgttttcacctgtttGGCCAGTTTCGTTGTCTGTTTTTGTTCGGAAGCATTTATGGATAAATCTCTGGCCACCCCGGAGCCTCCGGAGATGTTGTATCAAAACTTAGGGGAGAGGTCCAACAAGGAACTTCCCACAGCAGCAGGCCCCCCCCCCATTAAAAGTTTTGCACTTTACTGA